The genomic segment ATCCATGCCATCGGGGAGGCGATGTCCCCAGTGAACGAAGATCATGGGCAGGCCGATCCGCCGGCAGGCATCAGCGACCTTGCGAGCGTTGGGATAAGCCACGTCGAACTTGTGGGCAGTGGCGGCGTTCAGATCGTCGGGTTTCATGCCGGCGTCGCGCCACGCTTTGGGCAGTGATTCGAGGGTGGCCACGGTTCGCTCGCCGGGCTGGATATCGACGCAGACGAAGGCGCAGTTCTTGAGAAACGAAGAGTCCAGCGGCGGCACCACCTCATCGGCCGCTGTGGGCTGGGCCTTCCATTCCAGGAAACGCCGATAGGCCTCCTGGAGCGTGCCTTCGTGAATGAAGATGATGCCTTTGATGCTCCTGGCTTCGGCCGCAGGAATGTCGAAGTCGGGAGGTTGGACGTGATTACAGGCCACGATGCCCGCTCGGTTGTAGAACAGACCGGCTGCCGGCTGCCACGAGTATCCAAGCACGTACCTGTTGTCTTTCGACACGACGAACACCGCACCCTCGGTCAATGTCCGCCTGGTGCCGTCTTTCATTTCGACGGCCTGTCCGACGCCGCGTGTGCCGCGCATGCCGGGGTCGGTGATGGCCATTCGGCACGTCGGAGTGAGTTGACCGTCGAGCACCCAATATGTTCGCTCGCCGGTGTTATCCTCATAGTCCGGTGCCGCCGATAACTGGAGGCAGCATCCGACGTGCACGTTCTTCCATGCGGCGCCGCTGTGGTTCTGAAAGGTGTGGGTCAGATGCAGGACGGCTCCGTCCTGGCGAACGGTGCGGATGAACCGGCCGCCGCGCGGGATATCGCACTGGGCCCCCAAGCCGGTGGGCGTCTGCTCCCAGCGGGCCGGATCGGTGAGGATGTTCATGCTCCAGATCGGCTTGCCGTCGGGGCCATCGATCTTGGCGGCCTCGGGACACCACATCCGAATGATGTTCCATGGGTACTTATGGTGACGTACCGGTGAGGCAACCCAGAATTCGAGGGCAGAGGGCTTGCCGATCTTGAGTGCCTGTCCCACGTAGACCGGTTCGGCCAGCGGCGGGTCGGCGGGCACGATGCTATTGAGAGGACCGGGACCAGAAGCACAACCAGATACACACACCGCCAAGAGTGGCAGCCCTTTCATATGACACATCAGTGACACCTTCCTTTCTCGGAACCTTCATTGGATGCCGTCGCGGCGTCGGATGATTCCTTGTCCCGCGTCGGCTCCAACCGTGGCGCCTTCCGGCGATCCCGGCTGATGGTGCCACCTTGGCGCCGTTGACGGAGCCTGCCCGGTCTCACGGAGCAATCGATGAATCGGGGGGCGGGAAGCGACGGATCGGGCTATAGCGCTCGTATGTCTCGAACACGTCACCGTTGCCGGTTACGCGCGGATCGTTGGTCTTTCGGAGGTAGTCATCCATCTG from the Phycisphaerae bacterium genome contains:
- a CDS encoding isochorismatase family cysteine hydrolase; amino-acid sequence: MCHMKGLPLLAVCVSGCASGPGPLNSIVPADPPLAEPVYVGQALKIGKPSALEFWVASPVRHHKYPWNIIRMWCPEAAKIDGPDGKPIWSMNILTDPARWEQTPTGLGAQCDIPRGGRFIRTVRQDGAVLHLTHTFQNHSGAAWKNVHVGCCLQLSAAPDYEDNTGERTYWVLDGQLTPTCRMAITDPGMRGTRGVGQAVEMKDGTRRTLTEGAVFVVSKDNRYVLGYSWQPAAGLFYNRAGIVACNHVQPPDFDIPAAEARSIKGIIFIHEGTLQEAYRRFLEWKAQPTAADEVVPPLDSSFLKNCAFVCVDIQPGERTVATLESLPKAWRDAGMKPDDLNAATAHKFDVAYPNARKVADACRRIGLPMIFVHWGHRLPDGMDLEPSIRQFNISTFGPDPARWPNHVSSPHARPAEFLGVREGEYVIAKTDHDAFASSNIDYVLRNLGVKNLVFIGGHTDACLGKTSIAAKERGYRTLCVEDATFAGLMSLWRPGLLNSQYDYIITTEEFLKLTESVATK